From Stigmatopora nigra isolate UIUO_SnigA chromosome 5, RoL_Snig_1.1, whole genome shotgun sequence, a single genomic window includes:
- the LOC144196786 gene encoding G-protein-signaling modulator 2-like isoform X1 translates to MSVVSNCLKCIRMGRSNRMDSSCLDLALEGERLCKAGNYHAGVSFFESAIQVGTEDLQILSAIYSQLGNAYFHLQQYNKALEYHRHDLTLTRTIGDEPGEAKASGNLGNTLKLLGRYNEAVVCCQRHLDITRAMCDKVGQARALYNFGNVYHAKGKSICWSGTEPGEFPEEARIALRKASQYYEANLLLVKELGDQAAQGRTYGNLGNTYYLLGDFPNAVAAHDKRLLIAKEFGDKSAERRAHCNLGNAHIFLSQFEMAASHYKRTLQLARLLKDKAVEAQACYSLGNTYTLLQDYERAIDYHLKHLVIAQDLSDRIGEGRAYWSLGNAHTALGNHEQAMHFAEKHLEIAKETGDKSGEATAQMNLSDLRLVVGLKSNIYSNILSKTNNTSLSISQQSYLNMSGTKSPSRRQGSAENLDGSTNQTGDLSLHQDWDEDKISKSSKNNTIKASTKLFLFHRLKSKKNKNKSTKNQHESLSDHSVPNVDPPASPKPPSQDTIGEDGFFDLLSRFQGNRMDDQRCSLLDGSNHRPDSSSPSSTPPVAERKSILECEVPLQDPGHFLELLASSQARRLDDQRVSLNHFPGLRLSTSNRPSTPSTSSENQEPSQDPAHTPSQYNCVETCANQPEGDEVFFDMLVKCQGSRLNDQRCAAPPSATHGPTVPDEDFFSLILRSQSNRMEEQRVVPPSDISQSKPD, encoded by the exons ATGTCTGTCGTGTCAAACTGCCTTAAGTGCATTAGAATGGGAAGGAGCAACAG AATGGACTCTTCATGTTTGGATTTGGCCCTGGAAGGTGAAAGGCTCTGTAAAGCTGGTAATTATCACGCTGGTGTGTCTTTTTTTGAGTCTGCCATCCAAGTTGGAACCGAGGACCTCCAAATCCTCAGCGCCATCTATAGCCAGCTTGGCAATGCTTACTTTCACTTGCAACAGTACAACAAAGCCTTGGAGTACCATCGCCATGATCTTACACTCACAAG gACAATTGGCGATGAACCTGGGGAGGCCAAAGCCAGTGGCAACCTTGGGAACACATTAAAGCTTCTAGGACGCTATAATGAAGCTGTGGTTTGTTGCCAAAGACATTTAGACATCACCAGGGCTATGTGTGATAAG GTTGGGCAGGCCCGAGCACTGTATAATTTTGGGAACGTTTACCACGCCAAGGGCAAAAGCATCTGTTGGTCTGGGACAGAGCCAGGAGAATTTCCAGAGGAAGCAAGGATAGCCCTACGTAAAGCTTCTCAGTATTACGA ggcAAACCTGCTTTTGGTAAAGGAGTTGGGGGATCAAGCAGCTCAGGGTCGGACCTATGGGAACCTTGGTAACACCTATTATTTACTGGGTGATTTTCCAAATGCTGTAGCAGCACATGATAAG CGCCTTCTCATTGCCAAAGAGTTTGGGGACAAGTCTGCTGAGAGGAGGGCACACTGTAACCTTGGCAATGCTCACATATTCCTCAGCCAATTTGAAATGGCAGCTAGCCATTATAA GAGGACTCTACAGCTGGCCAGACTTTTAAAGGACAAGGCTGTGGAGGCCCAAGCCTGCTACAGTCTGGGCAACACCTACACACTCCTTCAAGACTATGAAAGAGCCATTGATTATCACCTCAAACATCTGGTAATTGCTCAGGACCTCAGTGACAG GATTGGGGAGGGAAGGGCATACTGGAGTCTAGGAAATGCCCACACAGCCCTGGGGAACCACGAGCAAGCTATGCACTTTGCTGAAAAACATCTGGAAATTGCCAAAGAG ACTGGAGACAAAAGTGGTGAAGCAACTGCACAGATGAACTTGTCAGACCTGCGGTTAGTTGTTGGTTTGAAGTCCAACATTTATTCCAACATCCTCAGCAAAACTAACAACACATCTCTATCAATCAGCCAACAGAGTTACCTCAACATGTCAG GGACGAAGTCACCATCAAGGAGGCAAGGAAGTGCAGAAAACCTGGATGGGAGTACAAATCAAACTGGCGATTTATCCCTCCATCAG GACTGGGATGAAGATAAAATCTCAAAGTCATCAAAAAATAACACGATTAAGGCTTCCACTAAGCTCTTCCTCTTTCACCGactaaaaagcaagaaaaataaaaacaaatctacaAAAAACCAGCATGAAAGCTTGTCAGACCACTCAGTTCCTAATGTGGACCCGCCAGCGTCTCCTAAG CCACCATCTCAGGACACAATTGGGGAGGACGGCTTTTTCGACCTTCTCTCGCGATTCCAGGGAAACAGAATGGATGACCAAAGGTGCAGTCTTTTAGATGGGTCAAACCATCGGCCTGACAGTTCCTCTCCCTCGTCTACCCCACCTGTAGCTGAAAGGAAAT CTATACTGGAGTGCGAGGTACCATTACAGGATCCTGGTCATTTCCTGGAGCTGCTGGCCAGCTCCCAGGCCCGTCGTCTGGACGACCAACGAGTCAGCCTGAACCATTTTCCTGGCTTGAGACTCAGCACCTCCAACCGGCCCAGTACACCCTCCACCTCCAGCGAAAATCAAGAGCCATCGCAAG ACCCAGCTCACACACCCTCCCAGTACAATTGCGTCGAGACCTGCGCTAACCAGCCGGAAGGGGACGAAGTCTTCTTTGATATGCTAGTTAAGTGCCAG GGCTCCAGACTGAATGACCAAAGGTGTGCAGCGCCACCATCTGCCACTCATGGACCAACAGTTCCTGATGAGGATTTCTTTAGTCTAATCTTGCGTTCGCAGTCAAACAGGATGGAGGAGCAGCGAGTTGTACCACCGTCTGATATCAGTCAGTCCAAACCAGACTGA
- the LOC144196813 gene encoding fetuin-B translates to MMRKSIFSTLLSFSLFYILMLRLNVEGIALVPIELAPIPCNDKAVEKLSRLSLTYINEDRSEGYKFALNRVANVHLHAQGPAGNIYYLDLDVLETKCHIRSPKPWKRCDVRPFMETQISGNCNATILHTSEGYTYLYSYECTLVPDPAEKLQQTCPACPILLPVDSQQAVLAVQVSLASYKRRSTVGASLGVKRITRAAEKTVPVKARFVEYTVQECLEGVTEKGTCQGLTPTSDTETAGFCTASVHGDLHAQPDVQVSCEIFKTQNVDVLRPLQPQGHDRPLKPYIPTPPPFDDQGEKKNSGQIDSKLLPDPTPSPFYTTSHPDAQPATLAPTRIPSRPVNPSLNPSITFSSSSSESDEVDESFESSSEEMGGPLALRPPFGFHYKRHDRKKRQALAESSPSHKPTFLSDFPSGPSPFRSCPGPSRYTTV, encoded by the exons ATGATgcgcaaatccattttttcaacaTTACTGTCATTCAGCCTGTTTTATATTCTGATGCTGCGTTTGAATGTTGAAGGCATAGCACTAGTTCCCATTGAACTCGCTCCAATTCCATGCAATGACAAAGCTGTGGAGAAGTTATCTCGTCTGTCTCTCACTTATATCAATGAGGATCGCTCCGAGGGTTATAAATTTGCCCTCAATCGTGTTGCCAATGTCCATCTACATGCACAG GGTCCAGCGGGCAATATCTATTACCTGGACCTAGATGTTCTGGAAACCAAGTGTCACATCCGTAGTCCAAAACCATGGAAACGTTGTGATGTCAGACCATTCATGGAAACG CAAATCTCCGGTAACTGTAATGCTACCATCCTCCACACATCGGAAGGTTATACCTACCTGTATAGTTATGAGTGCACACTTGTGCCAG ACCCTGCAGAGAAGCTGCAGCAGACATGTCCAGCTTGCCCCATTCTACTTCCTGTTGACAGTCAACAAGCTGTACTGGCTGTCCAGGTCTCTCTGGCGTCCTATAAGAGACGGTCCACTGTTGGTGCTAGCCTTGGAGTAAAACGGATCACCAGAGCTGCGGAAAAA ACTGTGCCAGTAAAAGCCAGGTTTGTGGAATATACAGTCCAGGAATGTCTGGAGGGTGTAACAGAAAAAGGCACATGCCAGGGGTTGACACCCACTTCAGACACTGAG ACCGCAGGTTTTTGTACGGCTTCTGTACATGGAGATCTGCATGCTCAGCCGGATGTTCAAGTGTCCTGCGAGATCTTCAAAACACAG AACGTTGATGTCCTACGTCCATTGCAGCCACAAGGTCATGACCGTCCGTTAAAGCCTTACATCCCAACGCCACCTCCATTCGATGaccaaggggaaaaaaagaactcgGGTCAGATTGACTCCAAACTACTTCCTGATCCTACACCATCACCATTTTATACGACATCACACCCAGATGCTCAGCCTGCAACGCTTGCACCTACACGGATTCCCTCTCGTCCCGTGAACCCTTCACTGAATCCCTCAATCACCTTCTCGTCATCTTCTAGTGAGTCTGATGAAGTCGATGAATCATTTGAATCATCTTCTGAAGAGATGGGAGGTCCTTTGGCTTTACGCCCACCATTTGGGTTTCACTATAAGAGGCACGACCGCAAGAAACGTCAGGCCTTGGCAGAAAGTTCACCATCCCACAAACCAACATTCCTGTCTGATTTTCCAAGTGGACCATCGCCTTTCCGCTCTTGCCCGGGTCCGTCTCGATACACCACAGTTTAA
- the LOC144196786 gene encoding G-protein-signaling modulator 2-like isoform X4, protein MSVVSNCLKCIRMGRSNRMDSSCLDLALEGERLCKAGNYHAGVSFFESAIQVGTEDLQILSAIYSQLGNAYFHLQQYNKALEYHRHDLTLTRTIGDEPGEAKASGNLGNTLKLLGRYNEAVVCCQRHLDITRAMCDKVGQARALYNFGNVYHAKGKSICWSGTEPGEFPEEARIALRKASQYYEANLLLVKELGDQAAQGRTYGNLGNTYYLLGDFPNAVAAHDKRLLIAKEFGDKSAERRAHCNLGNAHIFLSQFEMAASHYKRTLQLARLLKDKAVEAQACYSLGNTYTLLQDYERAIDYHLKHLVIAQDLSDRIGEGRAYWSLGNAHTALGNHEQAMHFAEKHLEIAKETGDKSGEATAQMNLSDLRLVVGLKSNIYSNILSKTNNTSLSISQQSYLNMSGTKSPSRRQGSAENLDGSTNQTGDLSLHQDWDEDKISKSSKNNTIKASTKLFLFHRLKSKKNKNKSTKNQHESLSDHSVPNVDPPASPKPPSQDTIGEDGFFDLLSRFQGNRMDDQSYTGVRGTITGSWSFPGAAGQLPGPSSGRPTSQPEPFSWLETQHLQPAQYTLHLQRKSRAIARPSSHTLPVQLRRDLR, encoded by the exons ATGTCTGTCGTGTCAAACTGCCTTAAGTGCATTAGAATGGGAAGGAGCAACAG AATGGACTCTTCATGTTTGGATTTGGCCCTGGAAGGTGAAAGGCTCTGTAAAGCTGGTAATTATCACGCTGGTGTGTCTTTTTTTGAGTCTGCCATCCAAGTTGGAACCGAGGACCTCCAAATCCTCAGCGCCATCTATAGCCAGCTTGGCAATGCTTACTTTCACTTGCAACAGTACAACAAAGCCTTGGAGTACCATCGCCATGATCTTACACTCACAAG gACAATTGGCGATGAACCTGGGGAGGCCAAAGCCAGTGGCAACCTTGGGAACACATTAAAGCTTCTAGGACGCTATAATGAAGCTGTGGTTTGTTGCCAAAGACATTTAGACATCACCAGGGCTATGTGTGATAAG GTTGGGCAGGCCCGAGCACTGTATAATTTTGGGAACGTTTACCACGCCAAGGGCAAAAGCATCTGTTGGTCTGGGACAGAGCCAGGAGAATTTCCAGAGGAAGCAAGGATAGCCCTACGTAAAGCTTCTCAGTATTACGA ggcAAACCTGCTTTTGGTAAAGGAGTTGGGGGATCAAGCAGCTCAGGGTCGGACCTATGGGAACCTTGGTAACACCTATTATTTACTGGGTGATTTTCCAAATGCTGTAGCAGCACATGATAAG CGCCTTCTCATTGCCAAAGAGTTTGGGGACAAGTCTGCTGAGAGGAGGGCACACTGTAACCTTGGCAATGCTCACATATTCCTCAGCCAATTTGAAATGGCAGCTAGCCATTATAA GAGGACTCTACAGCTGGCCAGACTTTTAAAGGACAAGGCTGTGGAGGCCCAAGCCTGCTACAGTCTGGGCAACACCTACACACTCCTTCAAGACTATGAAAGAGCCATTGATTATCACCTCAAACATCTGGTAATTGCTCAGGACCTCAGTGACAG GATTGGGGAGGGAAGGGCATACTGGAGTCTAGGAAATGCCCACACAGCCCTGGGGAACCACGAGCAAGCTATGCACTTTGCTGAAAAACATCTGGAAATTGCCAAAGAG ACTGGAGACAAAAGTGGTGAAGCAACTGCACAGATGAACTTGTCAGACCTGCGGTTAGTTGTTGGTTTGAAGTCCAACATTTATTCCAACATCCTCAGCAAAACTAACAACACATCTCTATCAATCAGCCAACAGAGTTACCTCAACATGTCAG GGACGAAGTCACCATCAAGGAGGCAAGGAAGTGCAGAAAACCTGGATGGGAGTACAAATCAAACTGGCGATTTATCCCTCCATCAG GACTGGGATGAAGATAAAATCTCAAAGTCATCAAAAAATAACACGATTAAGGCTTCCACTAAGCTCTTCCTCTTTCACCGactaaaaagcaagaaaaataaaaacaaatctacaAAAAACCAGCATGAAAGCTTGTCAGACCACTCAGTTCCTAATGTGGACCCGCCAGCGTCTCCTAAG CCACCATCTCAGGACACAATTGGGGAGGACGGCTTTTTCGACCTTCTCTCGCGATTCCAGGGAAACAGAATGGATGACCAAAG CTATACTGGAGTGCGAGGTACCATTACAGGATCCTGGTCATTTCCTGGAGCTGCTGGCCAGCTCCCAGGCCCGTCGTCTGGACGACCAACGAGTCAGCCTGAACCATTTTCCTGGCTTGAGACTCAGCACCTCCAACCGGCCCAGTACACCCTCCACCTCCAGCGAAAATCAAGAGCCATCGCAAG ACCCAGCTCACACACCCTCCCAGTACAATTGCGTCGAGACCTGCGCTAA
- the LOC144196786 gene encoding G-protein-signaling modulator 2-like isoform X3 has translation MSVVSNCLKCIRMGRSNRMDSSCLDLALEGERLCKAGNYHAGVSFFESAIQVGTEDLQILSAIYSQLGNAYFHLQQYNKALEYHRHDLTLTRTIGDEPGEAKASGNLGNTLKLLGRYNEAVVCCQRHLDITRAMCDKVGQARALYNFGNVYHAKGKSICWSGTEPGEFPEEARIALRKASQYYEANLLLVKELGDQAAQGRTYGNLGNTYYLLGDFPNAVAAHDKRLLIAKEFGDKSAERRAHCNLGNAHIFLSQFEMAASHYKRTLQLARLLKDKAVEAQACYSLGNTYTLLQDYERAIDYHLKHLVIAQDLSDRIGEGRAYWSLGNAHTALGNHEQAMHFAEKHLEIAKETGDKSGEATAQMNLSDLRQQSYLNMSGTKSPSRRQGSAENLDGSTNQTGDLSLHQDWDEDKISKSSKNNTIKASTKLFLFHRLKSKKNKNKSTKNQHESLSDHSVPNVDPPASPKPPSQDTIGEDGFFDLLSRFQGNRMDDQRCSLLDGSNHRPDSSSPSSTPPVAERKSILECEVPLQDPGHFLELLASSQARRLDDQRVSLNHFPGLRLSTSNRPSTPSTSSENQEPSQDPAHTPSQYNCVETCANQPEGDEVFFDMLVKCQGSRLNDQRCAAPPSATHGPTVPDEDFFSLILRSQSNRMEEQRVVPPSDISQSKPD, from the exons ATGTCTGTCGTGTCAAACTGCCTTAAGTGCATTAGAATGGGAAGGAGCAACAG AATGGACTCTTCATGTTTGGATTTGGCCCTGGAAGGTGAAAGGCTCTGTAAAGCTGGTAATTATCACGCTGGTGTGTCTTTTTTTGAGTCTGCCATCCAAGTTGGAACCGAGGACCTCCAAATCCTCAGCGCCATCTATAGCCAGCTTGGCAATGCTTACTTTCACTTGCAACAGTACAACAAAGCCTTGGAGTACCATCGCCATGATCTTACACTCACAAG gACAATTGGCGATGAACCTGGGGAGGCCAAAGCCAGTGGCAACCTTGGGAACACATTAAAGCTTCTAGGACGCTATAATGAAGCTGTGGTTTGTTGCCAAAGACATTTAGACATCACCAGGGCTATGTGTGATAAG GTTGGGCAGGCCCGAGCACTGTATAATTTTGGGAACGTTTACCACGCCAAGGGCAAAAGCATCTGTTGGTCTGGGACAGAGCCAGGAGAATTTCCAGAGGAAGCAAGGATAGCCCTACGTAAAGCTTCTCAGTATTACGA ggcAAACCTGCTTTTGGTAAAGGAGTTGGGGGATCAAGCAGCTCAGGGTCGGACCTATGGGAACCTTGGTAACACCTATTATTTACTGGGTGATTTTCCAAATGCTGTAGCAGCACATGATAAG CGCCTTCTCATTGCCAAAGAGTTTGGGGACAAGTCTGCTGAGAGGAGGGCACACTGTAACCTTGGCAATGCTCACATATTCCTCAGCCAATTTGAAATGGCAGCTAGCCATTATAA GAGGACTCTACAGCTGGCCAGACTTTTAAAGGACAAGGCTGTGGAGGCCCAAGCCTGCTACAGTCTGGGCAACACCTACACACTCCTTCAAGACTATGAAAGAGCCATTGATTATCACCTCAAACATCTGGTAATTGCTCAGGACCTCAGTGACAG GATTGGGGAGGGAAGGGCATACTGGAGTCTAGGAAATGCCCACACAGCCCTGGGGAACCACGAGCAAGCTATGCACTTTGCTGAAAAACATCTGGAAATTGCCAAAGAG ACTGGAGACAAAAGTGGTGAAGCAACTGCACAGATGAACTTGTCAGACCTGCG CCAACAGAGTTACCTCAACATGTCAG GGACGAAGTCACCATCAAGGAGGCAAGGAAGTGCAGAAAACCTGGATGGGAGTACAAATCAAACTGGCGATTTATCCCTCCATCAG GACTGGGATGAAGATAAAATCTCAAAGTCATCAAAAAATAACACGATTAAGGCTTCCACTAAGCTCTTCCTCTTTCACCGactaaaaagcaagaaaaataaaaacaaatctacaAAAAACCAGCATGAAAGCTTGTCAGACCACTCAGTTCCTAATGTGGACCCGCCAGCGTCTCCTAAG CCACCATCTCAGGACACAATTGGGGAGGACGGCTTTTTCGACCTTCTCTCGCGATTCCAGGGAAACAGAATGGATGACCAAAGGTGCAGTCTTTTAGATGGGTCAAACCATCGGCCTGACAGTTCCTCTCCCTCGTCTACCCCACCTGTAGCTGAAAGGAAAT CTATACTGGAGTGCGAGGTACCATTACAGGATCCTGGTCATTTCCTGGAGCTGCTGGCCAGCTCCCAGGCCCGTCGTCTGGACGACCAACGAGTCAGCCTGAACCATTTTCCTGGCTTGAGACTCAGCACCTCCAACCGGCCCAGTACACCCTCCACCTCCAGCGAAAATCAAGAGCCATCGCAAG ACCCAGCTCACACACCCTCCCAGTACAATTGCGTCGAGACCTGCGCTAACCAGCCGGAAGGGGACGAAGTCTTCTTTGATATGCTAGTTAAGTGCCAG GGCTCCAGACTGAATGACCAAAGGTGTGCAGCGCCACCATCTGCCACTCATGGACCAACAGTTCCTGATGAGGATTTCTTTAGTCTAATCTTGCGTTCGCAGTCAAACAGGATGGAGGAGCAGCGAGTTGTACCACCGTCTGATATCAGTCAGTCCAAACCAGACTGA
- the mcoln3b gene encoding mucolipin-3, producing the protein MLESGHSYEVQETNPDSEWVEQYQSIQVDNVECLRRRIKYFFMNPCEKYHARGRKPWKLLLQIIKIAIITIQLVSFGLSNQMVVTFKEENLLAFQHIFLKDFVDGGVDTYALYKQEDVYDHIRYVIEQYELLTNITVGNHGYEKNGSAYSPLTLCQEFYRNGSIYPGNDTFEIDANVETDCIDIYPMNRSSSSGIMPHFELYFKRMLSIKISFILKAINLQTVRHRELPDCYDFNTLITFNNEAHSGRIKVDLENDVEINECKDWKVTGACAKSIYWTLVFDCIIIITCMTSFALCLRSVFRGIQLQFEYNFYYQNQSGKDVPWSDRLEFINGWYILIIASDLLTITGSILKIDIQTKVLTSYDICSIFLGIGTMFVWIGVIRYMGYFRKYNILILTLRAAFPNVIRFICCAGIIYLGYCFCGWIVLGPYHEKFRTLNTVSECLFSLINGDDMFPTFKNMKQKSSLIWIFSRVYLYTFVSLFIYMILSLFITIITDTYDTIKQQQQSGTPTSELQRFLSECKDLPNSGAYRLDKNSCFLQCCINKCKENHERLTSDE; encoded by the exons TGAAAAGTATCATGCTCGTGGAAGAAAACCGTGGAAACTTCTCTTGCAGATCATCAAAATTGCCATTATCACTATCCAG TTGGTGTCGTTTGGACTAAGCAACCAAATGGTTGTAACTTTTAAGGAAGAAAACCTCTTGGCATTTCAACACATTTTCTTGAAGGATTTCGTTGATGGTGGTGTCGATACATATGCACTTTACAAACAAGAAGATGTTTATGATCACATAAGATATGTAATTGAACAG TATGAACTTCTCACCAACATCACAGTAGGAAACCatggatatgaaaaaaatggctctGCTTATTCACCCTTGACACTTTGCCAGGAGTTTTACAGGAATGGCAGCATCTACCCTGGCAATGATACTTTTGAAATTGATGCTAATGTGGAAACGG ATTGCATTGACATTTATCCAATGAATCGGTCATCATCATCTGGGATTATGCCCCATTTTGAGTTGTACTTCAAAAG aatgcTGTCAATCAAGATTTCATTCATCTTAAAAGCCATCAATTTACAAACAGTCAGACACCGAGAACTGCCAGACTGCTATGACTTCAACACTCTT ATCACTTTTAACAATGAAGCACACAGTGGGAGGATAAAGGTGGATCTTGAAAATGATGTGGAGATCAATGAGTGCAAGGACTGGAAAGTAACTGGAGCTT GTGCCAAAAGCATATATTGGACCCTGGTGTTTGACTGCATCATCATTATAACATGCATGACTTCTTTCGCTCTCTGCTTACGCTCAGTATTTAGAGGGATTCAGCTACAGTTT GAATACAACTTCTACTACCAAAACCAGAGTGGGAAAGATGTCCCCTGGTCAGACAGGCTTGAGTTTATTAATGGCTGGTACATCCTGATCATTGCTAGTGACTTGTTAACTATCACTGGCTCGATTCTCAAGATTGATATTCAAACAAAG GTCCTAACAAGCTATGACATATGCAGCATCTTTCTAGGTATTGGCACCATGTTTGTTTGGATTGGGGTCATCCGCTACATGGGCTATTTTCGCAAGTACAAT ATCCTCATCTTGACTCTTAGGGCAGCTTTTCCAAATGTTATCCGTTTCATTTGTTGTGCTGGAATAATCTACCTGGGTTACTGCTTTTGTGGATGGATTGTCCTTGGCCCTTATCACGAGAAG TTCCGGACCTTGAATACTGTATCGGAGTGCCTATTTTCCTTGATCAATGGAGATGATATGTTTCCcacctttaaaaatatgaaacagAAAAGCAGCCTGATATGGATATTCAGCAGGGTCTACCTTTATACATTTGTCTCCCTATTCATCTATATGATCCTCAGTCTATTCATCACAATCATCACAGACACCTACGACACCATCAAG CAACAGCAACAGAGTGGGACACCTACATCTGAACTCCAGCGATTCCTATCAGAGTGCAAAGACCTCCCAAATTCCGGAGCTTACAGACTTGACAAGAATAGTTGCTTCTTGCAGTGCTGCATAAACAA GTGCAAAGAGAATCACGAGAGGTTGACTTCGGATGAATAG
- the LOC144196786 gene encoding G-protein-signaling modulator 2-like isoform X2, whose translation MDSSCLDLALEGERLCKAGNYHAGVSFFESAIQVGTEDLQILSAIYSQLGNAYFHLQQYNKALEYHRHDLTLTRTIGDEPGEAKASGNLGNTLKLLGRYNEAVVCCQRHLDITRAMCDKVGQARALYNFGNVYHAKGKSICWSGTEPGEFPEEARIALRKASQYYEANLLLVKELGDQAAQGRTYGNLGNTYYLLGDFPNAVAAHDKRLLIAKEFGDKSAERRAHCNLGNAHIFLSQFEMAASHYKRTLQLARLLKDKAVEAQACYSLGNTYTLLQDYERAIDYHLKHLVIAQDLSDRIGEGRAYWSLGNAHTALGNHEQAMHFAEKHLEIAKETGDKSGEATAQMNLSDLRLVVGLKSNIYSNILSKTNNTSLSISQQSYLNMSGTKSPSRRQGSAENLDGSTNQTGDLSLHQDWDEDKISKSSKNNTIKASTKLFLFHRLKSKKNKNKSTKNQHESLSDHSVPNVDPPASPKPPSQDTIGEDGFFDLLSRFQGNRMDDQRCSLLDGSNHRPDSSSPSSTPPVAERKSILECEVPLQDPGHFLELLASSQARRLDDQRVSLNHFPGLRLSTSNRPSTPSTSSENQEPSQDPAHTPSQYNCVETCANQPEGDEVFFDMLVKCQGSRLNDQRCAAPPSATHGPTVPDEDFFSLILRSQSNRMEEQRVVPPSDISQSKPD comes from the exons ATGGACTCTTCATGTTTGGATTTGGCCCTGGAAGGTGAAAGGCTCTGTAAAGCTGGTAATTATCACGCTGGTGTGTCTTTTTTTGAGTCTGCCATCCAAGTTGGAACCGAGGACCTCCAAATCCTCAGCGCCATCTATAGCCAGCTTGGCAATGCTTACTTTCACTTGCAACAGTACAACAAAGCCTTGGAGTACCATCGCCATGATCTTACACTCACAAG gACAATTGGCGATGAACCTGGGGAGGCCAAAGCCAGTGGCAACCTTGGGAACACATTAAAGCTTCTAGGACGCTATAATGAAGCTGTGGTTTGTTGCCAAAGACATTTAGACATCACCAGGGCTATGTGTGATAAG GTTGGGCAGGCCCGAGCACTGTATAATTTTGGGAACGTTTACCACGCCAAGGGCAAAAGCATCTGTTGGTCTGGGACAGAGCCAGGAGAATTTCCAGAGGAAGCAAGGATAGCCCTACGTAAAGCTTCTCAGTATTACGA ggcAAACCTGCTTTTGGTAAAGGAGTTGGGGGATCAAGCAGCTCAGGGTCGGACCTATGGGAACCTTGGTAACACCTATTATTTACTGGGTGATTTTCCAAATGCTGTAGCAGCACATGATAAG CGCCTTCTCATTGCCAAAGAGTTTGGGGACAAGTCTGCTGAGAGGAGGGCACACTGTAACCTTGGCAATGCTCACATATTCCTCAGCCAATTTGAAATGGCAGCTAGCCATTATAA GAGGACTCTACAGCTGGCCAGACTTTTAAAGGACAAGGCTGTGGAGGCCCAAGCCTGCTACAGTCTGGGCAACACCTACACACTCCTTCAAGACTATGAAAGAGCCATTGATTATCACCTCAAACATCTGGTAATTGCTCAGGACCTCAGTGACAG GATTGGGGAGGGAAGGGCATACTGGAGTCTAGGAAATGCCCACACAGCCCTGGGGAACCACGAGCAAGCTATGCACTTTGCTGAAAAACATCTGGAAATTGCCAAAGAG ACTGGAGACAAAAGTGGTGAAGCAACTGCACAGATGAACTTGTCAGACCTGCGGTTAGTTGTTGGTTTGAAGTCCAACATTTATTCCAACATCCTCAGCAAAACTAACAACACATCTCTATCAATCAGCCAACAGAGTTACCTCAACATGTCAG GGACGAAGTCACCATCAAGGAGGCAAGGAAGTGCAGAAAACCTGGATGGGAGTACAAATCAAACTGGCGATTTATCCCTCCATCAG GACTGGGATGAAGATAAAATCTCAAAGTCATCAAAAAATAACACGATTAAGGCTTCCACTAAGCTCTTCCTCTTTCACCGactaaaaagcaagaaaaataaaaacaaatctacaAAAAACCAGCATGAAAGCTTGTCAGACCACTCAGTTCCTAATGTGGACCCGCCAGCGTCTCCTAAG CCACCATCTCAGGACACAATTGGGGAGGACGGCTTTTTCGACCTTCTCTCGCGATTCCAGGGAAACAGAATGGATGACCAAAGGTGCAGTCTTTTAGATGGGTCAAACCATCGGCCTGACAGTTCCTCTCCCTCGTCTACCCCACCTGTAGCTGAAAGGAAAT CTATACTGGAGTGCGAGGTACCATTACAGGATCCTGGTCATTTCCTGGAGCTGCTGGCCAGCTCCCAGGCCCGTCGTCTGGACGACCAACGAGTCAGCCTGAACCATTTTCCTGGCTTGAGACTCAGCACCTCCAACCGGCCCAGTACACCCTCCACCTCCAGCGAAAATCAAGAGCCATCGCAAG ACCCAGCTCACACACCCTCCCAGTACAATTGCGTCGAGACCTGCGCTAACCAGCCGGAAGGGGACGAAGTCTTCTTTGATATGCTAGTTAAGTGCCAG GGCTCCAGACTGAATGACCAAAGGTGTGCAGCGCCACCATCTGCCACTCATGGACCAACAGTTCCTGATGAGGATTTCTTTAGTCTAATCTTGCGTTCGCAGTCAAACAGGATGGAGGAGCAGCGAGTTGTACCACCGTCTGATATCAGTCAGTCCAAACCAGACTGA